Sequence from the Angustibacter luteus genome:
AGCACCGCCTGCCGGACGAGCCGGCCCGCATCGATCCGGTGCACTGCGGGCCAACGGTTCTCGCCGGCCTCGATGTACGCCGAGACGCCCTTGTCCCGCGCGGTGGCCACCAGGGCGGCCACGAAGCCGTGGTCCCCCGCACCGTGCACCGTGGGGGCGAACCGCACCACGACCGGGCGGACGCCGCGCTCGGCGAAGGCCAGCGCGGCGAGCGCGTTGGCCACCCGCGGGTGAACGGCGGCGTCCGGGACGTCGCGTTCGGTGCCCACCCGGCCGGGCGCCAGACCCAGGGTGCCGGAGGCGATCACCAGCGCTCCGCCGGAGCCCTCCAGGACGGCGCCGACGGCCTCGATCGCCGCCAGGTCGATCTGCGCCGCCCGCTCCATCTGCGAGAAGTCGTGGTGGTAACCGAGGTGGACGGCGCTGTCGGCTGCCGCCGCACCCGCGCGCAGGCTGTCGAGGTCCTCCAGGCTCCCCCGCTGCACGTCGGCACCGAGCCGCGCGACCGACTCCGCCGAGGCATCCGAGCGGGCCAGGCCGAGGACCTGGTGGCCCGAGCCGAGCAGCTCGGTGACGACGGTTGACCCGATCCAGCCGGACGCTCCGGTGACGAACACGCGCATGACGAACCCCTTGCTGAGGTGACACCCTGGTGATGTCACGTGATGACATCACCGTACCACCCCGATGTCATCGCATGACATCACCTACACTGCCCGTCATGGGTCGATGGGAGCCGGGTGCGAGCGGTCGGCTCCGCCAAGCGGCCATGGAGCTGTACGTGGAGCGCGGGTACGACCAGACGACGGTGGCCGCGATCGCTGACCGCGCAGGACTGACCGCGCGGACCTTCTTCCGGTACTTCGCCGACAAGCGCGAGGTGCTGTTCGCCGGGTCCGAGTCGTTGCAGGACAGCCTCGTCGCCGCTCTGGACGACGCGGCGCCGGACGCCTCGCCGATGCAGGCGGTGGCTGCTGCCCTCGATGCCGCCGCCGACTTCCTCGGCGACCGTCGCGACTACTCCCGACAGCGGCAGTCCGTCATCGCCGCCAACGCCGAGCTGCGCGAGCGCGAGCTGATCAAGATGGCGTCGCTGGCACACGCGCTGGGCGACGGGCTGCGCCGCCGCGGCGTCCCCGAGCCGGACGCCAGCCTGGCCGCCGAGGCCGGCGTCGCCGTGTTCCGGGTTGCCTTCGATCGCTGGGTCAACGACCCGGTCGACCGTCCGCTCGCTCAGGTCATGCGCGAGTCGCTCGTCCAGCTGAGGACCGTGACGACCCGCTAGCCCGCACCCCGCACCAGATCGTGGCAACCTCGCATCGCCAGTGATGCGACGTTGCCACGATCGTGGGGTCGGGCGCTGCCAATTGAGCCTGCCCGCTCCCGCTCTGCGGTTTACTGGGCCGGTGCGGCGAGAGGAAACTCAACGGATGTCGGAGCCGCCTTCGGGGTGGGAGCTGGAGCGGGCGCGCACGGAGCGGCTCGCTCGCGCGGAGGTGCTGCGACTCGAGGGCCTCGTGGCGCTGGCGCCGATCGGCTCCGGACGCGGCCAGCGGCTCGCCGCCGACCTCGGGGTCGCTCGGCACAAGCTCAGGACGTCGCTGTCCATGATCCAGTACGTTGAGTACCTCGAGACGACCAACCCAGCGCGCTACCTGGCGCTGTGGCGAGAGAACGGCCCTCCGGACCCTGGCCGCGCCGCTCGACGTGCGAGCGACTGACCTCCTTCCGCACCGCGAAACTCATCACCGCATCCGGTATCAACCGGGGCGCCGCCGCGATCTGTGGTTCTGAACACCCTTGTCGACGGAAGGCCAGACGATGACGTACCGCACGATCCACACGAGCACCGACGGTGAGCACCCGCTCGGCCGGCACGTGAACCACGACCCCCGTTCGCGCGCCTACGCGCACCTCAGCACGGGCCGCACCCTGCAGTCCGTGCGGCACACCCGGCACGTCCCGGTGTTCGACCAGGGCAGCCTGGGCTCCTGCACGGGCAACGCCCTGACCGGCGCACTGGCCACCGACCCGCTGTTCGGCGGCCTGCCCCAGGGCACCACCCTCGACGAGGACAAGGCCGTCGAGATCTACTCGGCCGCCACCAAGATCGACCCGTACGACGGGGAGTACCCCCCGGACGACACCGGCTCGGACGGCCTGTCCGTCGCCAAGGTGGCCCAGAGCCTCGGCCTGATCTCCGGGTACCGCCACGCGTTCAGCCTGGCCGACGCGCTGGACGCGCTGCAGGACGGGCCGGTCATCACCGGCGTCGAGTGGTTCGCCGGGTTCGACCGCCCGAGTGCGGACGGCACCGTAGAGATCAGCGGCGAGGTGCGCGGCGGCCACGAGATCGTGGTCGACGAGTACGACGCCGCGACCGGCAAGATCGGCCTGACCAACTCGTGGGGTGACGGCTGGGGCGTGGACGGCCGCTTCCACATGACGGCAGCCACGTGGGGCAAGCTGCTCGACCGCCAGGGCGACGTCACGATCCTGGTCCCGGCCACGGCGCCGGCGCCGACCCCGGACCCGACGCCCGTCCCCGACTCCGCCACGTTCCTCAACGCCGACCCGGTCGTCGCCGCTCGGGTGGCCCGCGCCGCAGCACGCCGCGGGCTGAGCATCGAGGAGTGGCTGCTGCGTCACCTGAAGGGCTACTTCGACCGCTGACCGGCGGTACCCGACGAGGCCTGGCAGTGTTCAGGCCTCGTCGGGGCGGCAGCGGTAAGCACCCAGCAGCGGCCGACGACCGTCTAGTCTGCCGACGTGTCCGACACGCACCCCGCGCGCTACGTCTCCGCGGGCCGCCTCCCCGAGCGCACGTCCGTCCAGGCGATCGTCGACGAGGCCCGGGCGCTCTTCGCGGACGACGACAGCGGCCGGTTGTCGGCGGTCTACCCGGCACTGGCCGAGGCTGACCCGTCCGCGTTCGGGCTCTGTGTCGTGTCGGCCAGCGGGGACGTGGTCGCGTCCGGCGACGCGCGCAGCCCGTTCACCATCATGAGCGTGGCCAAGCCCTTCGTGTACGCGCTGGTCGGCGAGGCGGTGGGCATCGAGGAGCTGCGCCGCCGGGTCGGCGTCAACGCGACCGGCCTGGCCTTCAACTCGGCGCACGCCGTCGAGCGGGATCCGTCGGGGCGCACCAACCCCATGGTCAACCCCGGCGCGATCGCCACCACCGCACTGGCTCGGGGCGGCGACGTGGAGGCCCAGTGGTCTCGCCTGGTCGAGGGGCTCTCCCGGTTCGCCGGCCACGACCTGCAGTTGGACGACGCGACGCTGGCGTCCGCGCGCGCCAGCAACCACCGCAACCGCGCACTGGCGAACATGCTGAAGGAACTCGGTGCGCTGGACGGCGATCCGGGGGACGTGGTCGACCTCTACACGCGGCAGAGCTGCCTGTCGGTCAGCGCCCTGGACATCGCGGTCATGGGCGCCACGCTCGCCGACGGCGGGATGAACCCGCTCACCGGCGAACGCGTCGTGGATGCCGAGACCGCCCACGCGACGCTGGCCGTGATGACCATCGCCGGGCTCTACGAGACCTCCGGTGACTGGCTGTTCGACGTCGGGATGCCCGGCAAGAGCGGGATCGGCGGCGGGATCGTCACCGTGTCCCCCGGAAAGGGTGCCCTCGGCACCTACTCCCCCTTGCTGGACCCGACCGGGAACAGCGTGCGCGGGCAGCTGGCCGCGCAGTACCTGGCCCGGCGCCTGGGACTGGACCTGCTGGCCTCGCAGGCACTGACCTGACGACCGCCGACCAAGATCATCGATGACCCTTGCTGCCACATGACTGCTCTGCCAGAGTGAGTGTGGAGGCGACGATGGGGGACAACCCAGCACGAGGCAACTTCGATCCGGTGCCGTCGACCCGGCATCCGGCGTCCGTCACGGTCGTGACCACCCTGCCCGGCGTGGCGGACGTCGCGGCGCTCGCCGTCCCGGTCTCGCTCGGCTCCGAGCCGCCACCGGACCTCGGGCACGACGCCGCCAGCCTGGCCGTCGCCGGGTTCACCGCCAAGCGCAACCAGACCCTGGTGATCCCCGGCGCCGACGGCCGCGCGCTCGTCGCGCTGGGCGTCGGCGACGCGAGTGACCTGGATCTGACGACGGTTCGCGACCTGGCCGCCGACTTCGCCCGCGCCGTTCCGCAGCACAAGACCTTGGCGGTCGAGCTCCCCGCGGGCGAGTTCGCCGTCTCCCCGGGCGACTTCGCCCAGGTCGTCGTCGAGGGCGTCCTGCTGGCCCGCTGGCGCTTCTTCGTCGGTTCGGGCGGCGACGAGCCGTTGCTGACGGCCCTGACGATCGTCGCCCCGGAGGCCGTGGCCGAGGACGTGCGGGCCGGGGTCGAGCGCGGCCTGGTGATCGCCGCCGCAGCCGCGATCAGCCGGGACCTGTCGAACTGCCCGGCGACCACGCTGTCCGCCGTCCGGATGGCGCAGGTGGCCCAGGAGCTCGGCCCGCCGGCCGGCCTGGAGGTCGAGGTCTTCGACGAGCAGCAGCTCATCGAGATGGGCTGCGGCGGCATCCTGGGGGTCAACCTCGGCAGCATCGACGAGCCGCGGCTGATCCGGCTGCGCTACTCGCCGGCCGCGGCGACCGGCCACCTGGCCCTGGTGGGCAAGGGAATCATGTACGACTCGGGGGGCATCAGCCTCAAGCCGAGTGACGAGTCGCACGCGCAGATGAAGAACGACATGACCGGCGCCGCAGCGATCCTGGGCGCCATGACCGCCCTGCAGGCCCTGGGCTGCGCGTCGGCGGTCACGGCGTACCTGTGCTGCACGGACAACATGCCCTCGGGGTCGGCGATGAAGCTGGGCGACGTGCTGACGATGCGCAACGGCACGACGGTCGAGGTGCTCAACACGGACGCCGAGGGTCGGCTGGTGATGGCCGACGGGCTCTGCCTGGCCGTCGAGGACGGCGTCGACGCCATCGTCGACGTCGCCACGCTCACCGGTGCCGCGCTGCGCGCCCTCGGGGTGGAGATCGCGGCCGTGATGGGCAACGACGACGACCTCATCGGACAGCTGGAGACGGCCGGCGACATCGCGGACGAGCCGCTGTGGGAGCTGCCCCTCTACCGGCCCTACCGCGTGCAGCTGGAGTCGGGCATCGCCGACCTGACCAACATGGGCGGCGCGAACGCGGGGTCGATCACCGCCGCGCTGTTCCTCGAGGAGTTCGTGTCCGGGGTCCCGTGGGCGCACGTGGACATCGCCGGCACCGCCCAGCAACCAGCCGTCCGGACGTGGCGCAACAAGGGAGCCAGTGGCTTCGGTGCCAAGCTGCTCATCGAGCTCGCCACCCGGTTCGAGGTCCCGAGCGGAGCGTCGTCATGAGCGACTCGGCAGCGGCTGAGCCCGCGAAGTCACCGGAGCCGGCTGAGTCGGCGGAGTCGGCGGAGTCGCGCGGGCTGCTCGGCTGGATCGAGCGGGTGGGCAACAAGATCCCGCACCCCGCGATGATCTTCCTCGGGCTGATCTTCGGCGTGATCATCCTGTCCGCGATCCTGGCCTGGGCCGGGGTCAGCGTGACGACCGAGGTGGCCGAGCCGCAGGGAACGACGGTCACCCAGACCGACACCGACGCCGGCTCGACGTACCCCTCGGTGGAGCGCCCGCCGGAGCAGGCGGTCCCGGAGTACGACGTCAAGACCGAGACCATCGAGGCCAAGAGCCTGCTCAGCGCCGACGGCATCCGGCACATGTTCACCACCGTCGTGCAGAACTTCAACGACTTCGGTGTGGTCGCCGTGATCCTGGTCGCGATGATCGGCGTCGGCGTCGCGGAGGAGGCGGGGCTGATCGCCGCCCTGATCCGCAAGATGGTGCAGGTCGCGCCCGCGTCGGCGATCACGTTCATCATCGTGCTGCTCGGCGGCATCTCCAGCGTCGCCTCGGACGCCGGGTACCTCGTGCTGATCCCGTTGGGAGCCGCCGCGTTCGTCAGCATGGGCCGGCACCCGTTGGCCGGCATCGCGGCCGCCTACGCCGGGGTCAGCGCGGCGTTCTTCGTGAACATCCTCATCACGCCCGCCGACGGCATCATCACCGAGGTCAGCAACGAGATCATCGCCGGCGTCGCGCCGAACGCCCCAGCGCTCAACGTGACCCAGAACCTGTACTTCTCGATCGGGTCCACGATCTTCTGCGCACTGGTCATGACGGTCCTGACCGAGAAGTACGTCGAGCCGCGGCTCGGGACGTGGGACCCGGCCGAGCGGCCGGCCGACGCCCCGGTCGACCACGTGCCCACCGGGGACGAGCTGTCCCACGAGTCCCGCGGCCTGAAGCTCGCCGGGCTCTACACCCTGGGCGCCGCGGCGATCATCTCGCTGCTGACGTTCCTGCCGAACGCTCCCCTGCGCAACCCCGAGACCGGCGAGATCTTCGGCAACTCCCCCTTCATGAGCAGCCTGCTCTTCATCATCTCGATGCTGTTCCTGGCCGCGGGCCTGGGCTACGGGCGCGGGGCGTCGACGCTGACCGGCAGCACCAACGTGGTCAATGCCATCACCAAGACCTTCAACGGTCTCGGCGGGCTGATCTTCCTGATGCTGCTGATCGCCCAGTTCATCGCGTTCTTCAACTACTCCAACATGTCCCGGCTGGCCGCCACGTCGCTGGCCGACCTGCTGGGCCGGGCCGACATCGGCGCGCTGCCGCTGCTGGTCGGGTTCATCGTGCTGGTGTTCGTGATCGACATCATCATGCCCGGCGTGATTCCCAAGTGGGCCATCATCGCGCCGATCTTCGTACCGCTGTTCTACAACCTGGGCATCGCACCCCAGACCGTGATCGCCGCCTACCGGGTGGGCGACGGGCCGGTGAACGTGATCACGCCGCTGATGGTCTACCTGCCCTTCATCATCCTGGTCTGCCAGCGCTACCGCGCCAACGCAGGGATGGGCACCGTCGTCTCGATGATGCTGCCGTACACCGTCATCGTGCTGGTGACCTGGATCCTGTTCTTCGTCGGCTGGTACCTCATCGGCATCGACTGGGGACCCGGCGCGCCCGTCCACCTGCCTTGACCCGCGGCGGCCCCGATGGATGACGCCACCACGGCGCTGCTCGTCCTCGCCGCGGTCGTGGCCCTGTTCATCTGGAACCGCCTCCCCGTGGGCGCAGTGGCGATCCTGGCTGCCCTCGGCCTGTGGGCGACCGGCCTGGTCACGGCGAACGAGGCGGTGTCGGGCTTCGGTGACCCCGTGGTGATCTTCATCGCCACCCTGTTCGTGGTCAGCGAGGGAATCGACTCCACCGGTGTGACGACCTGGGCCGGTCAGGCGCTGATCGCGCGCGCCGGCACCGCCCACACCCGGGTGCTGGTGGCGGTCTCGCTGCTGTCGGCCCTGCTCGCGTCCTTCATCACCCTGAACGGCGCCGTCGCCGCACTGCTCCCCCTGGTCGTGCTCCTCGCGATGCGGATCCAGCAGTCCCCGTCCCAGCTGCTGTTGCCGATGGTGTTCGCCGGCAGCTGCGGCGGCTTGCTCATGCTGATGAGCAGCCCGATCAACATCATCGTGTCCGAGGCCGCGCAGGACGCCGGAGCACCCGCGTTCCCCTTCTTCTCGTTCGCCCTCGTCGGCCTACCGCTGCTGGCCGGCACCGTGACGATCTGTGCGGTCTTCGGGCCCCGACTGCTGCCCCGCACGACACCGGAGCACGCGGCTCCCGACCTGGGCGAGCACGCGCAGACCCTGGAGGCGCACTACGAGCTCACCGACGGCTTCAACCGCCTGCGGGTGCGCACCCGCTCGGCGCTGATCGGGCGGTCCCCCGCGGACGTCGACCTCGCCGGGTACCCGGGGGTCGCGCTGATCGCGGTGGAGGACCACGCCGGTTCGTCTGTCCTGGGCGAGGTGCACGACGACGACGTCCTCGTGGTGACCGGCCCGCCGTCCGAGGTCACCCACTTCGCGCTCGCTGAGGGCCTGGCGGTGCACATGACTGGTTCGGCCGACGCCGCGGACCTCCTGACCCGCGAGGGTGGCGTGGCCGAGGTCGTTGTGCCACCACGCTCCCGACTGGTCGGCGAGACGGTCTACCCGGGGATGCAGCGCCAGCACGAGCTGGTGATCCTGGCCGTCCAGCGGCTCGGCAAGGACCTGGGCAGCGGTCCGCTGGAGCTCGCCGAGGGTGACGCGATCCTCCTGCACGGGCGCTGGTCGGCGCTCGACCAGCTGAACCGGGACCGGGACGTGCTGCTGGTGGACTCCCCTGACGTCGTGCGACGGCAGGCCGTGCCGTGGGGGCCGAAGGCGACCCGGGCGGTCGTGGTGCTGGCCGGGCTGGTGGCGATGCTCGCCTCGGGACAGGTCCCGCCCGCGATCGCCGGACTGGCCGCCGCGCTGGCGATGGTGCTGGCCCGGGTCGTGACCGTCCCGCAGGCCTACCGCTCCGTCTCGTGGCAGACCGTGGTGCTGGTCGGCGCGATGATCCCGTTGTCCACCGCGATCCAGAGCAGCGGAGCGGCGGACCTGGTCTCGGGCTGGATCATCGACCTGGTCGGCGGCGGCAGCCCGTACCTGCTGCTCGTCGCGCTGTTCGTCCTGACCGCCACCCTGGGGCAGGTGGTGAGCAACACCGCGACGGTGCTCGTGGTCACGCCGATCGCGGTGGCGGCCGCGCAGGCCACCGGCACCTCGGTCCAGCCCGTGCTGATGCTGGTCGCCGTCGCCGGCTGCGCCGCCCTGCTCACCCCGATCGCCACCCCGGGCAACATGATGATCATGACGCCCGGCGGCTACCGGTTCGGCGACTACTGGAAGCTCGGCCTGCCGGTGATGCTGTGGTGGTTCGCGGTCGCGATCGGGGTGATCCCGCTGGTCTGGCGGCCCTAGCCGACGCCGGCTCGCTTGACCGCGAGGACCGGGCAGTCCGCCTCCAGCAGGATGCGCTGGGCGGTGCTGCCCAGGATGAGCTTGCCCACGGGGGTGCGCCGGCGCAGCCCGATCACGATCATCGAGGCGTCGCGCGAGCGCGCCTGGGTCAGGATCTCGGTGGCCGGGTCGGCGGTCGGGTCGTGCGGGACGACGACGTTCTGGAGGTCCAGCCGGTCAAGCTTGTCGCTGAGCGCGTCCGCGTGCTGCTCGGGCGAGATGTCGAAGTCGCTGTCACTCACGGCGTCGACGCCGCTGACGACCACGAGGCCCGCCGCGAGCCGGCGCGCCTCGACGATCGCGGCTTCGAGCGCCGCTTCGCCCTCGGGGGTGGGTAGGTAGCCGATCACGATGGTCATGACGCCGTCCCTTCTCGCTGCGCTGGATCGTTCACGTCAGGCTCTTGATGGCGCCTCGTGCGCCGTGTCGTTGCAGGCTGGTCCGGGCGTCGGCGAACGCGGCCCGCAGCACCGGATCCGCGCCGAGGTCGCCGAACACCGGAGGGTAGTCCAGGAAGGCTCCGGGCTCGTCCTGCTCGGCCGCCACGGCGCGGAGCAAACCGTCGATCCGCTTGTCCTGCACCGAGATCGGTGCACCGGCATCGTCCACGCCCTCCAGGAACCGGCACCAGGCCGCCAGCACGAGGGCACTCCGGGCGATCGACCTCCCGGCGGCGAGCTGGTCGCGCACCACCGGCAACAGGAACTTGGGGATCCGGTCGGACCCGTCCACGACCTGGCGTCCCAGCGTGTCGCGGATGGCTTCGCTGCTGAACCGCGCGATCAGCTGGTCGCAGTAGGCGTCGACGTCGATGCCGGGCACGTCCCGCAGCGTCGGGATCGCCTCGTGGTGCATGTAGTCGAGCAGGAACCCGGCGAACAGCGGGTCCCGGCACACGTCGTGGACGAAGGTCTCGCCGGCCAGGACGGCCAGGTAGCCCATCGCCTGGTGGGACGCGTTGAGCAGCCTCAGCTTCATCAGCTCGTACGGCAGGACGTCGTCCACGAGCTGCACGCCGACGGCGTCCAGGGCGGGGCGACCGTCGCTGAAGCGGTCCTCGAGGACCCACTGGGTGAACGACTCCGACCGGACCGGCCAGCGGTCCTGGACGCCGAGGGCCGCCACCGCGGCCACGGTCTCGTCCGTCGTCGCGGGGGTGATCCGGTCGACCATGGAGCTCGGGAACGCGACGTGCTCGGAGATCCACTCCGCCAGGTGGGGATCGCGGCGACGGGCGAAGGCCGTCACCGCCTGCTCGGCCACGTGCCCGTTCCCCTGGATGTTGTCGCACGACAGCACCGTGAACGGCGCGGTCCCGGCGGCTCGCCGGGCGGACAGCCCGGCCACGACCAGACCGAGGACACTGGACGGCGGCTCGACGCCGGCGGCGTCGGTCAGGTCCCCCAGGTCCGCCAGGTCCGCGAGGTCCGCCAAGGTCGCCGGGTCGTGCGGGTCGAACTCGCCGGTGGCGTCGTCGATCCCGTACCCACCCTCGGTGATCGTCAGGGAGACGATGTGCGTCGCGGGGTCGGCGAGCCGGTCCACGACGGCCTGCCGGTCGTCCGGTGCGTGCAGGTGGGCGACGTGCGAGCCGATCACCCGGGCGTCGGTCACGCCGTCCGGGGACACCGTGAGCAGCGTGTAGAGGCCGTCCTGCTCGTCGAGGACGTCGGCGATGGTGCGATCCCCGGCCAGCACGCCGACGCCGCAGATGCCCCAGTGCGACTGGCCGTTGGACAGCAGCCGGTCGACGTACATCGCCTGGTGGGCGCGGTGGAACGCGCCGACTCCGAAGTGCACGATGCCGGCCGCCACGGCGTCGCGGTCGTACGCCGGAACCGGCACTCCCCCAGCGATGTCGCTGAGTCCGGCCGCATCGAGGTGGGTCATGTCCTGGTCTCCAGACGGTCTGCCGACACGGACGGCACGCGGCTCCCCCGCCGGGGCAGGGAAACCGCGTGCCGCTTCACCGAAGGTCCGTTCAGCAGCTGGACTTGTACAGGTACTGGGCGCCCTCACCGTCGACGTTGTCCTTGGTGACGATGTGGAACCCGGTCTGGATCTTCGCCTCGGTCGCGCCGCCGGTCAGGGAGGCGACCGCCTGGTCCACGCCGTCGACGCCGATCTGGTACGGGTCCTGGGCGATGAGCGCCTGGACGGTGCCGTCCTTCAGCTGGCCGACCTGGTCCGGACCGGCATCGAAGCCGATGACCTTGACCTGGTCCTGCTTGTTGGCCTGCCGGACGCCGGTGGCCGTACCGGCCGCGGAGAAGGTG
This genomic interval carries:
- a CDS encoding SDR family oxidoreductase, whose protein sequence is MRVFVTGASGWIGSTVVTELLGSGHQVLGLARSDASAESVARLGADVQRGSLEDLDSLRAGAAAADSAVHLGYHHDFSQMERAAQIDLAAIEAVGAVLEGSGGALVIASGTLGLAPGRVGTERDVPDAAVHPRVANALAALAFAERGVRPVVVRFAPTVHGAGDHGFVAALVATARDKGVSAYIEAGENRWPAVHRIDAGRLVRQAVLEAPGGSVLHAVAEEGVPTREIAEAIGRGLDVPVVSIPAAQAMDHFAWLGGFFGADAPASNTLTCELTGWAPTHPGLIADLDEGHYFETPIS
- a CDS encoding TetR/AcrR family transcriptional regulator; protein product: MGRWEPGASGRLRQAAMELYVERGYDQTTVAAIADRAGLTARTFFRYFADKREVLFAGSESLQDSLVAALDDAAPDASPMQAVAAALDAAADFLGDRRDYSRQRQSVIAANAELRERELIKMASLAHALGDGLRRRGVPEPDASLAAEAGVAVFRVAFDRWVNDPVDRPLAQVMRESLVQLRTVTTR
- the glsA gene encoding glutaminase A gives rise to the protein MSDTHPARYVSAGRLPERTSVQAIVDEARALFADDDSGRLSAVYPALAEADPSAFGLCVVSASGDVVASGDARSPFTIMSVAKPFVYALVGEAVGIEELRRRVGVNATGLAFNSAHAVERDPSGRTNPMVNPGAIATTALARGGDVEAQWSRLVEGLSRFAGHDLQLDDATLASARASNHRNRALANMLKELGALDGDPGDVVDLYTRQSCLSVSALDIAVMGATLADGGMNPLTGERVVDAETAHATLAVMTIAGLYETSGDWLFDVGMPGKSGIGGGIVTVSPGKGALGTYSPLLDPTGNSVRGQLAAQYLARRLGLDLLASQALT
- a CDS encoding leucyl aminopeptidase; the encoded protein is MPSTRHPASVTVVTTLPGVADVAALAVPVSLGSEPPPDLGHDAASLAVAGFTAKRNQTLVIPGADGRALVALGVGDASDLDLTTVRDLAADFARAVPQHKTLAVELPAGEFAVSPGDFAQVVVEGVLLARWRFFVGSGGDEPLLTALTIVAPEAVAEDVRAGVERGLVIAAAAAISRDLSNCPATTLSAVRMAQVAQELGPPAGLEVEVFDEQQLIEMGCGGILGVNLGSIDEPRLIRLRYSPAAATGHLALVGKGIMYDSGGISLKPSDESHAQMKNDMTGAAAILGAMTALQALGCASAVTAYLCCTDNMPSGSAMKLGDVLTMRNGTTVEVLNTDAEGRLVMADGLCLAVEDGVDAIVDVATLTGAALRALGVEIAAVMGNDDDLIGQLETAGDIADEPLWELPLYRPYRVQLESGIADLTNMGGANAGSITAALFLEEFVSGVPWAHVDIAGTAQQPAVRTWRNKGASGFGAKLLIELATRFEVPSGASS
- a CDS encoding AbgT family transporter, producing MSDSAAAEPAKSPEPAESAESAESRGLLGWIERVGNKIPHPAMIFLGLIFGVIILSAILAWAGVSVTTEVAEPQGTTVTQTDTDAGSTYPSVERPPEQAVPEYDVKTETIEAKSLLSADGIRHMFTTVVQNFNDFGVVAVILVAMIGVGVAEEAGLIAALIRKMVQVAPASAITFIIVLLGGISSVASDAGYLVLIPLGAAAFVSMGRHPLAGIAAAYAGVSAAFFVNILITPADGIITEVSNEIIAGVAPNAPALNVTQNLYFSIGSTIFCALVMTVLTEKYVEPRLGTWDPAERPADAPVDHVPTGDELSHESRGLKLAGLYTLGAAAIISLLTFLPNAPLRNPETGEIFGNSPFMSSLLFIISMLFLAAGLGYGRGASTLTGSTNVVNAITKTFNGLGGLIFLMLLIAQFIAFFNYSNMSRLAATSLADLLGRADIGALPLLVGFIVLVFVIDIIMPGVIPKWAIIAPIFVPLFYNLGIAPQTVIAAYRVGDGPVNVITPLMVYLPFIILVCQRYRANAGMGTVVSMMLPYTVIVLVTWILFFVGWYLIGIDWGPGAPVHLP
- a CDS encoding SLC13 family permease — encoded protein: MDDATTALLVLAAVVALFIWNRLPVGAVAILAALGLWATGLVTANEAVSGFGDPVVIFIATLFVVSEGIDSTGVTTWAGQALIARAGTAHTRVLVAVSLLSALLASFITLNGAVAALLPLVVLLAMRIQQSPSQLLLPMVFAGSCGGLLMLMSSPINIIVSEAAQDAGAPAFPFFSFALVGLPLLAGTVTICAVFGPRLLPRTTPEHAAPDLGEHAQTLEAHYELTDGFNRLRVRTRSALIGRSPADVDLAGYPGVALIAVEDHAGSSVLGEVHDDDVLVVTGPPSEVTHFALAEGLAVHMTGSADAADLLTREGGVAEVVVPPRSRLVGETVYPGMQRQHELVILAVQRLGKDLGSGPLELAEGDAILLHGRWSALDQLNRDRDVLLVDSPDVVRRQAVPWGPKATRAVVVLAGLVAMLASGQVPPAIAGLAAALAMVLARVVTVPQAYRSVSWQTVVLVGAMIPLSTAIQSSGAADLVSGWIIDLVGGGSPYLLLVALFVLTATLGQVVSNTATVLVVTPIAVAAAQATGTSVQPVLMLVAVAGCAALLTPIATPGNMMIMTPGGYRFGDYWKLGLPVMLWWFAVAIGVIPLVWRP
- a CDS encoding universal stress protein, translated to MTIVIGYLPTPEGEAALEAAIVEARRLAAGLVVVSGVDAVSDSDFDISPEQHADALSDKLDRLDLQNVVVPHDPTADPATEILTQARSRDASMIVIGLRRRTPVGKLILGSTAQRILLEADCPVLAVKRAGVG
- a CDS encoding mannitol dehydrogenase family protein, which translates into the protein MTHLDAAGLSDIAGGVPVPAYDRDAVAAGIVHFGVGAFHRAHQAMYVDRLLSNGQSHWGICGVGVLAGDRTIADVLDEQDGLYTLLTVSPDGVTDARVIGSHVAHLHAPDDRQAVVDRLADPATHIVSLTITEGGYGIDDATGEFDPHDPATLADLADLADLGDLTDAAGVEPPSSVLGLVVAGLSARRAAGTAPFTVLSCDNIQGNGHVAEQAVTAFARRRDPHLAEWISEHVAFPSSMVDRITPATTDETVAAVAALGVQDRWPVRSESFTQWVLEDRFSDGRPALDAVGVQLVDDVLPYELMKLRLLNASHQAMGYLAVLAGETFVHDVCRDPLFAGFLLDYMHHEAIPTLRDVPGIDVDAYCDQLIARFSSEAIRDTLGRQVVDGSDRIPKFLLPVVRDQLAAGRSIARSALVLAAWCRFLEGVDDAGAPISVQDKRIDGLLRAVAAEQDEPGAFLDYPPVFGDLGADPVLRAAFADARTSLQRHGARGAIKSLT